The sequence CAGCCTCGCACAGCCCGTTCGTCGAGCCGGTGCTACCGCAGCTGCGAGCCGAGCTGTCGGACATCGAACCGCGCACCGCCCGCACCCCCTGGCTGTCCACAGTGGACCTCGCCGGCCCACCCCTGGGCAACGCCGACTACTGGGCCCGCAACTTACGCGAACCGGTCCGCTTCGCCGAGGCGGTGTCGGCCCTGGCCGACCGCGGCATCCGCGGCTACGTGGAGATCGGCCCACACCCCGTTCTACTCAAACCCCTCCGTGACACGTTGCAGGCGGCGGGAGTACTTGACCCCCTCCTGGCCGCCACGGGCCACCGCGGTTCCCCGGAGCCGGTGACCTTAACGCGCACGCTGGGGGCCCTGTACACGAGGGGATCATCAGAGGAGGCGACATGACATTGGATCGTGCAGCGCGGGTCCTGGTGGCGGGATCGACCGGCCTCGTCGGCTCGGCTGTCATCCGCCGCCTAGAACGCGTCGGCTTCCAGGACGTGGTCGGCATCCACTCAGCCGACGCGGACCTGACCGACACCGCAGCGACCAGGTCCGTGTTCGAGCGGCTGCGTCCGAATGTCGTGGTAGACGCCGCCGCGCGGGTCGGGGGGATCGCGGCGAACCACGCGGAGCCGGTGGAGTTCCTGAACGACAACCTGCTGATCCAGACAAACCTGTTCACTGCGGCACACGCGGTGGGGGTGCATCGGCTGCTGTTCCTGGGGTCTTCGTGCATCTACCCGCGGGATGCCGCGCAGCCGATCAAGGAAGACGCGCTGCTGACGGGCCCACTGGAGTCGACGAACGACGCCTACGCCATCGCGAAGCTAGCCGGGTTGGTGGCGGTCCAGTCGTACCGGCGCCGGTACGGGCATCGGTGGATCTCGGCTATGCCGACGAATGTGTACGGTCCTGGGGACAACTTCCATCCGACTCGGTCGCACGTGCTGCCCGCTTTGGTCCGGCGATTTTACGAGGCTGCGCGGGATGACGCGGAAGAGGTTGTGGTTTGGGGAACGGGGACCCCGCGACGCGAGTTCATCCACAGCGATGACCTAGGGGCGGCGTGTGTGCACTTGTTGGACCACTATGACGCCGCCGAGCCGGTGAACGTGGGAGTCGGGACAGACGTAAGCATCGCAGAGTTAGCCGAGCTGGTGGCTGAGGCCGCTGGTTTCCGGGGGCGGATCGTGTGGGACCGGTCCAAACCGGATGGCACGCCACGGAAGCTATTGGATGTGTCGCGGTTGGCAGGGACGGGGTGGAAGCCGCGGTTCGGCTTAGCTGAAGGAATTCGGGACACGGTGGAGTGGTTCGCCTCTTCCGCTACTCGGCTGTGACATGGGACGCCGACAAGGGCAGGTGAGCGCATTCGTTCGCCTGCCCTACCTCAGCTCGAACCGCCCACCGTCTAGAGACTTTCCCCGCGCCGTCCATACCTGGAACATCGCTCCCTCGCCCTCCGTCCACACTCGAACCGACAACTCGTCCCCCGGGTACACCGGCGCTGTGAACCGTACAGACATCCACCCAAACCGATCAACATCCCCAGCACAGACTGTCCCTAACAACGCCCGCCCCGCATACCCGAACGTGCACAGCCCATGCAGCAGCGGTGCGCGCAACCCCAACCCCCGTGCCACCCCCGGATCCCAGTGGAGCGGGTTCCGGTCCCCCGTCAGCCGGTACAGCAGCGCCTGTCCCTCCCCCGTCCGGTACTCCACCACGTGATCCGGCTCCCGCTCCGGCACCGACCACCTATCCACCGGCGGCCGGGGTCCACCAAAGCCCCCTTCCCGCCGGATCGTCAGCGAGCTGGTGAGCTCAGCTAGTATCCTCCCCTCTCCGTCACAACATGTGGTGGCTACATCTACGACAGCACTCGGGCCCGCATCGTAGAGACCAACCACGCGGGAGGAAGACATCACGGTGCCCGTAACGGGAATTCGGCTGCGCAGCGCAATGGACTGACGGGTGTGAAGCAGCAGAGACGAATCGAAGGGACCGAAAGAGGGCTGCGCCGAGAGATCCACCAGGGTTGTGGGAAAAGTGGGCAGGACTGCGTCGGCACCCAGAGCGAAGCTCAACTCCGCGGGACCGGACCCCACTGCCAGCGCGTACAAGGCTGCCGAGTCGGCGTTCCACTGATGCGATCCCGATGACCACGCCATGTCAGCCAGACGAGGGTGGAGAGTCATAGGAAATTCACCTCTGCTACATGCGGCGGAAAACACGAATGAGCGAACAGGTCTTGTTTAGAGCCCATCGCAGCACCGGGCATATTCGGAACGACGACTCATTGCAAACAACGCGGACACCATTCGGGAGAGCGGTTTTCTTCCGGGCGACCGAGAAGAAGGACGGACGATGGCACAGGTACTGCTCGTCGACGCAGGCGGGGTTTTGTTCAACAACATCAACGAGGAGACGTCGTTCGTCGCACGGTTGGCGGCGCGACACGGGGCCGATCCGGGGCGGTTGTTGCAGACCATCTTCTCCACAGCGCACCAGTACGAGAGTGGGGCCCGCGGGGCGCACACGGTGATGCGGGAGGCGTTGGTGGACTCCGGGGCATGGAGTGTGCGGAGCTACGACGCGCAATGGGTGGACCGGCTCTACCTGGACAGCCTGCGGTGCTACCGGCCGAACCTGCAGGCGCTGGCCGAGGTGCTGCGAGCCAACCCGTCGCTGACCGCGGTGCTAGCGAACAACGAGGCTGAGCACTGGGACGAGCTAAAGAACGCGCATTTCGGCCATTACCAGCATTTCGACCGGCTGTGCTCGTCCTGGCGGGTAGGGCAGGTCAAGCCGTCGCAGGAGTACTTTGCGGCTGTGCTGGAGCGGTGCGAGACAGAGCCCGTGCAGGCACTGATGGTCGACGATCGGACCGCGGTCGTCGAGGTCGCGCAGGCGATGGGGATGCGTACGCTACACGTGCGCACCCCCGAAGTACTGTGTGGGAGCCTGCGCGCGACCGTCGACGACCTGCTGCGGCCGGTCAGAACTCGCTGACGCCCGCGTCGACCGCGAGTTCGTGCGCGGTCACGTACTTAGACGCATCGGAGGCCAGGAACAGCACGGCATCGGCGACGTCTTCGGTGGTAATACCATCCACGGGCTGCATGTTAACCAGCATGCCGCGCAGCCGTGGGTCGGCCATGCTCGCTTTCGCAACCTGGGCGAGCATGGCCCGGCTACCCATCGCGGTGTCCACCCCAGTCGGATGCACGCTGTTGACTCGAATGTGGTAACGGGCCAGCTCGGCGGCGAAGCCCTTGGCCATGCCGCGCACGGCGAACTTACTAGTGGTGTATGGGATCATGAACGGCTGGGCCTTAAGCCCGGCCGACGAGCTCATCAGTACGATCGACCCACCACCCGCCGCGACCAGGTGCGGGGCTGTGGCCATCACGGTGTTCCAGGTGCCGCGGACGTTGACGCCCATGGTGTCCTCGAACTCCTGCTCGGTGACCTGGTCCCACGCCCTCGGGATGCAGATACCTGCATTCGCGACCACCACGTCCAACCTGCCCAAATCGACCACGGCTGAGGCTACCGCAGCGTGCATGCCCGCCAGATCACGCACGTCGACCACGGCCGTGCGCACGTGCGCGCCTGCCTCCCGGGCCAGCTCCGCGGTCTCATCCAGGTCAGTGGGTTCCGCGGATTTGTAGGCCACTCCAGGAAGCTGTCCGCACAGGTCGAGCGCAATGACGTCGGCGCCCTCACCCGCCATGCGCAGCACATGCGCGCGTCCCTGCCCACGCGCGGCCCCGGTCACCAAGACCACTTTTCCATTCATCACGCCGGTCATCACACCATCCTCTCCGGACACACCAGGCCCGTTCGATTGGTAGGTAAGAAAATACGCGCGCACGGTACCTGTCGTACATACCTGCGTCGCGATTAGCCTCGCCGCTTCGCCACCTTGGTGTCCAACGGTCCACCATCGCCGGTGTCACCGACAGCACACCTGACGGTGTTCATGCAGGTCACCGACCCACGGAAACGTCATGGAGCGGAATCGACTACCGACCCTACTCACCCTGGCGACCCACACTGCCCTTGGTTGCTAATCAGCAACTTTACTAGCACCCCTGCCGCAATCACCCTCCCGATCGGCGACCAGCCTTTCTACCAGGGCTTATGCACCGAGCGGTTGAGATCACCTCCGTCTACCACACCGAGTCACACTTTGACGCCTGCTGTGATCTTCTACTCAGACCGCAACACCGCCTAGCTAAGACGACATGGAAACAGTATTCTAATACCTTAGATCAAGGATGCGGCTGAGACATTAGACGCGAAGCTTGTGGGCGCTCTGATGCTTCACTCGCGACATCATTTTCTGCTGCTTGAAAGTCCGTGCGGCGCATGACAGGTCCAGACCCAGCGACACACTGGATCTGTCGATTTCGCTTCCGTGCGGGTAGCCGCAACGTTGCCTGGCGCAATCGTATTCACGACGATCCCGGGCCTAGGTGAATCATTGGAACGTCGGCGTGCGATGCGGCCGGCCGGTGTTTCGGTGAGCGAGGAGACACGTGGCTGATTCACTTCACCATCTGGCTGGAGACGGACTCGCGCTTCGAAGCCTCCGGCGACAGGCGGGCCTTTCCCTGCGGGGACTAGCCGATTTGGCACATTATGACAAAGGATACCTGTCCAAGGTCGAGAACGGCCGGAAACCGATGACCGTGGACCTGGCCCAGACCTGCGACCAGATTCTCGGCGGTGGCGGCACGCTGACCCGCCGCGCGCTAACCGCGGCTACCGTCGCGCGCGCCGGGCAGCTTCCGCCGGCCCAGTTACCGGCCGCTCCGTACGAGGTGTTCGGCCAGGGCGGAGCTCGAGACCGGCTCGAGCAGCTGCTCGCCGGGCCGTTCGACGCGCCTGGCGGCGTACCCGTGGTCTGCGTCGACGGGCCGCCCGGTGTCGGCAAGACCACTTTGGTGCTGAGCTGCGCGCACTCCGTCACCCACCGCTTCACCGA comes from Parafrankia discariae and encodes:
- a CDS encoding GDP-L-fucose synthase family protein, with protein sequence MTLDRAARVLVAGSTGLVGSAVIRRLERVGFQDVVGIHSADADLTDTAATRSVFERLRPNVVVDAAARVGGIAANHAEPVEFLNDNLLIQTNLFTAAHAVGVHRLLFLGSSCIYPRDAAQPIKEDALLTGPLESTNDAYAIAKLAGLVAVQSYRRRYGHRWISAMPTNVYGPGDNFHPTRSHVLPALVRRFYEAARDDAEEVVVWGTGTPRREFIHSDDLGAACVHLLDHYDAAEPVNVGVGTDVSIAELAELVAEAAGFRGRIVWDRSKPDGTPRKLLDVSRLAGTGWKPRFGLAEGIRDTVEWFASSATRL
- a CDS encoding MaoC/PaaZ C-terminal domain-containing protein; this encodes MTLHPRLADMAWSSGSHQWNADSAALYALAVGSGPAELSFALGADAVLPTFPTTLVDLSAQPSFGPFDSSLLLHTRQSIALRSRIPVTGTVMSSSRVVGLYDAGPSAVVDVATTCCDGEGRILAELTSSLTIRREGGFGGPRPPVDRWSVPEREPDHVVEYRTGEGQALLYRLTGDRNPLHWDPGVARGLGLRAPLLHGLCTFGYAGRALLGTVCAGDVDRFGWMSVRFTAPVYPGDELSVRVWTEGEGAMFQVWTARGKSLDGGRFELR
- a CDS encoding HAD family hydrolase: MAQVLLVDAGGVLFNNINEETSFVARLAARHGADPGRLLQTIFSTAHQYESGARGAHTVMREALVDSGAWSVRSYDAQWVDRLYLDSLRCYRPNLQALAEVLRANPSLTAVLANNEAEHWDELKNAHFGHYQHFDRLCSSWRVGQVKPSQEYFAAVLERCETEPVQALMVDDRTAVVEVAQAMGMRTLHVRTPEVLCGSLRATVDDLLRPVRTR
- a CDS encoding mycofactocin-coupled SDR family oxidoreductase, which gives rise to MTGVMNGKVVLVTGAARGQGRAHVLRMAGEGADVIALDLCGQLPGVAYKSAEPTDLDETAELAREAGAHVRTAVVDVRDLAGMHAAVASAVVDLGRLDVVVANAGICIPRAWDQVTEQEFEDTMGVNVRGTWNTVMATAPHLVAAGGGSIVLMSSSAGLKAQPFMIPYTTSKFAVRGMAKGFAAELARYHIRVNSVHPTGVDTAMGSRAMLAQVAKASMADPRLRGMLVNMQPVDGITTEDVADAVLFLASDASKYVTAHELAVDAGVSEF